One part of the Vicinamibacteria bacterium genome encodes these proteins:
- a CDS encoding M28 family metallopeptidase has protein sequence MGLLRLAAVIPLLYGLAASTGGDEPTLTGFTPANARVERGWESKFLASPSPDNMRETMRRLSARPHHVGSAYDKDNAEWILARFKEWGLEAKIETFDVLFPTPKQRLVEMLEPTPFKAKLEEPALAVDPTSSQKAEQLPTYNAYSVDGDVTGLLVYVNYGLPEDYEQLERLGVSVKGAIVLARYGHSWRGIKPKVAAEHGAVGCLIYSDPRDDGYFQDDVFPQGPMRPREGVQRGSVMDFPSSSPGDPLTPGVGATPEAKRLPLAEAKSITKIPVLPLSYGDAEPLLAALRGPMAPGEGRGALPVPYHVGPGPAKVHLKMASNWDVKKVYDVVATIPGAEQPDQWVVRGNHHDAWVNGAEDPISGLIALMEEARAIGTLLKEGWRPKRTIVYCAWDGEEPMLLGSTEWAETHAEELRRHAVAYINTDGNSRGFLSMAGSHTLEPFVNAVAQDVQDPEAKISVWRRLRAEALRSARSADDRQEIRKRSDLRMNPLGSGSDYTAFIDHLGVASLDLSYTGEDEGGIYHSIYDDFYWFTHFSDKDFVYGRALAQTVGLAVLRLANADLLPFAFDGFADTMQTYLKELKALLKEKQEKVAEVNREIDEGVFSATLDPRRPTIAPPREDVPPHLNFAPLENAVEAVRRSGERYAKASARLQGRDGLPADVLSRVNGLLMRSERLLTSEGGLPRRPWFKHLIYAPGVYSGYGAKTMPGAREAIEQKRYAEADGEIARIASALQDEVALIDSASAELEKTSS, from the coding sequence ATGGGTCTATTGCGCCTCGCTGCCGTCATTCCGCTTCTTTACGGCCTGGCCGCCTCCACCGGAGGCGATGAACCCACGCTGACGGGTTTCACGCCCGCGAACGCCCGCGTCGAACGAGGGTGGGAGAGCAAGTTCCTGGCCAGTCCGAGCCCCGACAACATGCGGGAGACCATGCGGCGCCTGAGTGCTCGGCCACACCACGTGGGGTCGGCTTACGACAAGGACAATGCGGAGTGGATCCTGGCGAGGTTCAAGGAGTGGGGCCTGGAGGCGAAGATCGAGACCTTCGATGTGCTGTTCCCGACGCCGAAGCAGCGACTCGTCGAGATGCTTGAGCCGACGCCGTTCAAGGCGAAGCTGGAGGAGCCGGCCCTCGCGGTCGATCCCACGAGCAGCCAGAAGGCCGAGCAGCTCCCGACCTATAACGCGTACTCGGTCGATGGCGACGTCACTGGCCTCCTCGTGTACGTGAACTACGGCCTCCCCGAGGATTATGAGCAGCTGGAGCGACTCGGGGTCTCGGTCAAGGGGGCGATCGTCCTCGCTCGCTACGGCCACTCGTGGCGCGGCATCAAGCCAAAAGTAGCGGCGGAGCACGGCGCCGTCGGCTGCCTCATCTACTCCGACCCGCGCGACGACGGGTACTTCCAGGACGACGTCTTCCCCCAGGGGCCGATGCGCCCGAGAGAAGGGGTACAGCGCGGAAGCGTCATGGACTTCCCTTCCTCGAGTCCGGGCGATCCCCTCACACCGGGCGTGGGGGCGACGCCAGAGGCGAAGCGCCTTCCCCTCGCGGAGGCGAAGAGCATTACGAAGATTCCGGTATTGCCCCTCTCCTACGGTGATGCCGAACCGCTTCTAGCCGCCCTCAGAGGGCCGATGGCGCCGGGGGAGGGGAGGGGCGCGCTGCCGGTTCCATATCACGTGGGACCAGGGCCGGCGAAGGTACACCTCAAGATGGCCTCGAACTGGGATGTCAAGAAGGTCTACGACGTCGTGGCTACGATCCCCGGAGCGGAGCAACCGGACCAGTGGGTCGTGCGCGGCAACCACCACGATGCCTGGGTGAACGGCGCGGAAGATCCGATCTCGGGTCTCATTGCCCTGATGGAGGAGGCTCGGGCGATCGGTACCCTCCTGAAGGAGGGATGGAGGCCGAAGCGCACGATTGTCTACTGCGCGTGGGACGGCGAGGAGCCGATGCTGCTGGGATCCACGGAGTGGGCGGAGACCCACGCGGAGGAGCTGCGCCGGCACGCTGTCGCTTACATCAACACGGACGGCAACAGCCGCGGGTTTCTCTCCATGGCCGGGTCGCACACCCTGGAGCCGTTCGTCAACGCGGTGGCGCAAGACGTGCAGGACCCGGAGGCAAAGATCTCCGTCTGGAGGCGCCTGCGGGCAGAGGCCCTTCGCTCCGCCCGAAGCGCCGACGACCGCCAGGAGATCCGCAAGCGCAGCGACTTGCGCATGAACCCTCTGGGCTCGGGCAGCGACTACACCGCCTTCATCGACCACCTGGGCGTGGCGAGCCTGGATTTGAGCTACACAGGTGAAGACGAGGGCGGCATCTACCACTCGATCTACGACGACTTCTACTGGTTTACGCACTTCTCCGACAAGGACTTCGTGTACGGGCGGGCTCTCGCCCAGACCGTGGGGCTGGCCGTTCTGCGCCTCGCCAACGCGGACCTCCTCCCATTCGCGTTCGATGGCTTCGCCGACACCATGCAGACCTACTTGAAGGAGCTGAAGGCGCTGCTCAAGGAAAAGCAAGAAAAAGTCGCCGAAGTCAATCGCGAGATCGATGAAGGAGTGTTCTCGGCGACGCTCGATCCCCGGCGTCCCACGATCGCTCCTCCGAGAGAAGACGTGCCTCCCCACTTGAACTTCGCCCCGCTGGAGAACGCGGTGGAGGCCGTCCGCCGGAGCGGCGAGCGCTACGCAAAGGCGAGCGCACGGCTGCAGGGGCGCGATGGACTCCCCGCCGACGTCCTCTCGCGAGTGAACGGGCTGCTGATGCGGAGCGAGCGACTGCTGACCTCGGAAGGAGGCTTACCGCGAAGGCCGTGGTTCAAGCACCTGATCTATGCGCCGGGCGTCTATTCCGGTTACGGGGCGAAGACCATGCCCGGCGCGCGGGAAGCTATAGAACAGAAGCGTTATGCGGAGGCCGACGGCGAAATCGCACGGATCGCAAGCGCACTGCAGGACGAGGTGG